One genomic region from Chlamydia poikilotherma encodes:
- the rpsJ gene encoding 30S ribosomal protein S10 produces the protein MKQQKQKIRIRLKGFDQGQLDRSTADIVETAKRTGARVAGPIPLPTKREVYTVLRSPHVDKKSREQFEIRTHKRLIDILDPTGKTIDALKMLALPAGVDIKIKAA, from the coding sequence ATGAAGCAGCAAAAACAGAAAATTCGTATTCGTCTGAAAGGATTCGATCAAGGGCAGCTAGATCGATCAACCGCAGATATTGTTGAGACTGCTAAAAGAACAGGCGCTCGTGTAGCAGGTCCTATTCCTTTGCCTACAAAGAGGGAAGTATACACTGTATTGCGTTCTCCTCACGTAGACAAGAAGTCTAGGGAGCAGTTTGAAATTCGTACGCACAAGCGTTTAATAGATATCCTGGATCCTACAGGAAAAACTATAGATGCTCTAAAAATGTTAGCTCTTCCAGCAGGGGTTGATATTAAAATCAAGGCTGCATAA
- a CDS encoding sulfite reductase flavoprotein subunit alpha, with translation MHLLEKFKAQRVSLLSRELISCCDSTIASFDAGRVYQLFFSTTDSNLTYKVGDSLAVFPKNPISVVEKILECLSYSPKQLVQTRESSHVTFYDFLRSHANVDKIPAKLRPFFPDAQDPINFYDAIQKYKPNIPIELFVHSVLPLLPRFYSIASAPHPQKKKIELLVRLVSYPGEYEQRHGVCSFFLCEELELDESCYAYVQPTKHFTIGNHVHNKPIVMIGSGTGIAPYKGFLQQRIYNKDPGMNLLFFGERFEKANFYYQDFWQQAIDNQLLKLFLAFSRDRDEKIYVQDLLRKEADTVLKAYEEGAYFFVCGSKVLGSEVKKALEDILGKDKLSQLKEERRYVIDVY, from the coding sequence ATGCATTTATTAGAGAAATTTAAGGCTCAGAGGGTTTCTCTTCTCTCGCGAGAGCTCATTTCTTGTTGCGATTCTACCATCGCTTCTTTTGATGCAGGCCGTGTCTATCAATTGTTTTTCAGTACAACAGATTCTAATCTAACCTATAAGGTAGGGGATTCTTTGGCCGTGTTTCCAAAGAATCCTATAAGTGTTGTTGAGAAGATTCTCGAATGTTTAAGTTATTCTCCAAAACAACTAGTACAGACTCGAGAATCCTCTCACGTTACTTTCTATGATTTCTTAAGAAGCCACGCAAATGTAGATAAAATTCCAGCGAAGCTTAGGCCCTTTTTCCCTGATGCACAAGATCCTATAAATTTTTATGATGCTATTCAAAAATACAAACCTAATATCCCTATAGAGCTATTTGTACACAGTGTCTTACCTTTGCTACCCCGCTTTTATTCGATAGCCTCTGCTCCACATCCCCAGAAAAAAAAGATAGAACTTTTGGTTAGGCTTGTAAGTTATCCTGGAGAGTACGAGCAGCGTCATGGAGTATGTTCTTTCTTTTTATGTGAGGAATTAGAGCTAGATGAGAGCTGTTATGCATATGTACAGCCTACCAAGCATTTTACCATTGGAAATCACGTTCATAATAAGCCCATTGTCATGATTGGCTCAGGGACAGGAATTGCTCCGTATAAAGGTTTCTTACAGCAGCGTATTTATAATAAAGATCCAGGAATGAATTTACTCTTTTTTGGAGAACGATTTGAAAAAGCCAATTTTTATTATCAGGATTTTTGGCAACAAGCTATTGACAACCAACTGTTGAAGCTTTTTTTAGCTTTTTCTCGTGATAGAGATGAAAAGATCTATGTGCAAGATCTACTCAGAAAAGAGGCGGACACAGTCTTGAAAGCCTATGAGGAGGGAGCGTATTTCTTTGTTTGTGGAAGTAAAGTCTTGGGGAGTGAAGTTAAAAAGGCTCTAGAAGATATCCTAGGGAAAGATAAGCTCTCCCAATTGAAGGAAGAGCGTCGTTATGTTATCGATGTCTATTAA
- the ispF gene encoding 2-C-methyl-D-erythritol 2,4-cyclodiphosphate synthase, with protein sequence MNAEKDSPLPKPQWIYRVGIGQDSHRFLSESSAKPCILAGVIFENSPGFQANSDGDIVFHAICNAISSVTHRIILGEVADELFHTRGITDSSVYLSEAMKSLKSNQMISHIAITIEGNRPKFLPKLSAMRQSIASALNIPLGSVGITATSGEGLSDFGCGDGVQCFCVLTVMEYCN encoded by the coding sequence ATGAACGCAGAAAAAGACTCTCCTTTGCCTAAACCGCAATGGATTTATCGTGTAGGAATCGGGCAAGATAGCCATCGTTTCCTTTCCGAAAGTTCTGCAAAGCCCTGCATTTTAGCCGGGGTAATCTTTGAAAATAGTCCTGGTTTCCAAGCAAATTCCGATGGTGATATTGTCTTCCACGCTATTTGCAACGCTATCTCATCTGTAACTCATAGAATCATACTAGGAGAAGTTGCCGATGAGCTTTTCCATACTCGTGGTATTACCGATAGTAGTGTGTATTTATCTGAAGCTATGAAATCCTTAAAATCGAACCAAATGATTTCTCATATAGCTATTACTATTGAAGGAAATCGTCCTAAATTTCTCCCAAAACTCTCTGCTATGAGGCAAAGCATTGCCTCCGCTTTAAACATTCCTTTAGGATCTGTAGGTATTACTGCAACATCTGGGGAAGGGTTGAGTGATTTTGGCTGTGGTGATGGTGTACAATGTTTTTGCGTACTCACAGTTATGGAATATTGTAATTAA